In Rissa tridactyla isolate bRisTri1 chromosome 2, bRisTri1.patW.cur.20221130, whole genome shotgun sequence, a single window of DNA contains:
- the ITGB1 gene encoding integrin beta-1 isoform X2 yields the protein MAETNLKLLIWAGVLCCLLQNGFAQQGGSDCIKANAKSCGECIQAGPNCGWCKKTDFLQEGEPTSARCDDLAALKSKGCPMEDIENPRGSKQVLENREVTNRKKGAAEKLKPEAITQIQPQKLVLKLRVGEPQTFSLKFKRAEDYPIDLYYLMDLSYSMKDDLENVKSLGTALMVEMGKITSDFRIGFGSFVEKTVMPYISTTPAKLINPCTGDQNCTSPFSYKNVLSLTSEGNKFNELVGKQQISGNLDSPEGGFDAIMQVAVCGEQIGWRNVTRLLVFSTDAGFHFAGDGKLGGIVLPNDGKCHLENNSYTMSHYYDYPSIAHLVQKLSENNIQTIFAVTEEFQAVYKELKNLIPKSAVGTLSSNSSNVIQLIVDAYNSLSSEVILENTKLPKGVTISYKSFCKNGVNDTQEDGRKCSNISIGDEVRFEINVTANECPKKGQNETIKIKPLGFTEEVEINLQFICECQCQGEGEPNSPACHEGNGTFECGACRCNEGRIGRLCECSTDEVNSEDMDAYCRRENSTEICSNNGECICGQCVCKKRENTNEVYSGKYCECDNFNCDRSNGLICGGNGICKCRVCECFPNFTGSACDCSLDTSPCMASNGQICNGRGTCECGTCNCTDPKFQGPTCEMCQTCLGVCAEHKDCVQCRAFDKGEKKETCSQECMHFNMTRVESRDKLPQPGQPDPLSHCKEKDVDDCWFYFTYSVNSNGEANVHVVETPECPSGPDIIPIVAGVVAGIVLIGLALLLIWKLLMIIHDRREFAKFEKEKMNAKWDTGENPIYKSAVTTVVNPKYEGK from the exons ACTAATTTAAAATTGCTCATATGGGCTGGCGTCCTCTGTTGCTTGCTACAGAATGGATTTGCTCAGCAAG GTGGAAGTGACTGCATAAAAGCTAATGCAAAATCATGTGGTGAATGTATACAAGCGGGACCAAACTGTGGTTGGTGTAAAAAAACT GACTTTTTGCAAGAAGGAGAACCAACATCTGCCCGATGTGATGACTTGGCAGCACTAAAGAGTAAAGGCTGTCCTATGGAAGATATAGAGAATCCCAGAGGTAGCAAACAGGTGCTTGAAAATAGAGAAGTAACGAATCGTAAGAAAGGTGCTGCAGAGAAGCTGAAACCAGAGGCCATTACACAGATCCAGCCGCAAAAATTAGTACTGAAACTAAGAGTCG GGGAACCccaaacattttcattaaaattcaagAGAGCTGAAGACTACCCCATTGACCTTTATTATCTTATGGACCTCTCCTATTCTATGAAAGATGATTTAGAGAATGTGAAAAGTCTCGGAACAGCTCTGATGgtagaaatgggaaaaataacTTCAGACTTTCGAATTG GCTTTGGCTCTTTTGTGGAGAAAACTGTGATGCCATATATAAGTACAACACCAGCCAAACTCATAAATCCTTGTACAGGTGACCAGAACTGTACAAGTCCATTTAGCTATAAAAATGTGCTCAGCCTTACTAGTGAAGGAAACAAATTCAATGAACTTGTAGGTAAACAGCAAATTTCTGGGAATTTAGATTCTCCTGAAGGTGGATTTGATGCAATAATGCAGGTTGCAGTTTGTGGG GAACAAATTGGTTGGAGAAATGTTACAAGACTATTAGTGTTTTCCACGGATGCTGGATTTCACTTTGCAGGAGATGGTAAACTTGGTGGAATCGTTTTACCAAATGATGGGAAATGTCACCTGGAAAATAATTCATACACAATGAGCCACTATTAT GATTATCCCTCTATTGCTCATCTGGTACAGAAGCTCAGTGAGAACAACATTCAGACAATCTTTGCTGTTACTGAAGAATTTCAGGCAGTTTATAAG GAATTGAAAAATCTGATACCAAAATCAGCAGTGGGAACGTTGTCTTCAAACTCCAGCAATGTGATTCAGTTGATCGTTGATGCATACAAT TCCCTTTCTTCAGAGGTTATCCTGGAAAACACTAAGCTACCAAAAGGAGTGACAATCAGTTATAAGTCCTTCTGCAAGAATGGAGTGAATGACACACAAGAAGATGGAAGGAAATGTTCTAACATTTCAATCGGAGATGAG gttagATTTGAGATTAACGTAACAGCTAATGAATGTCCaaagaaaggacaaaatgaaacaattaaaattaaaccACTGGGCTTCACTGAAGAAGTAGAAATTAATCTCCAGTTCATCTGTGAATGTCAGTGTCAAGGTGAAGGAGAACCTAATAGTCCAGCCTGCCACGAAGGAAATGGAACATTTGAATGTGGTGCATGCAG GTGTAATGAAGGACGTATTGGAAGACTATGTGAATGTAGTACAGATGAAGTAAATAGTGAGGATATGGATGCGTACTGCAGGAGGGAGAACAGTACAGAAATATGCAGTAACAATGGAGAGTGCATTTGTGGACAATGTGTatgcaagaaaagagaaaacaccaATGAAGTGTATTCCGGCAAATACTGTGAATGTGATAACTTCAACTGTGATCGATCAAATGGTTTGATTTGTGGAG GAAACGGGATCTGCAAATGCAGAGTGTGTGAGTGTTTCCCCAACTTCACTGGCAGCGCGTGCGATTGTTCTTTGGATACTTCGCCGTGTATGGCATCTAATGGGCAGATTTGCAATGGAAGAGGAACCTGCGAATGTGGGACCTGTAACTGTACAGATCCCAAATTCCAAGGCCCCACATGCGAAATGTGTCAGACTTGCCTTGGTGTCTGTGCAGAGCACAA GGACTGCGTTCAATGCAGAGCTTTCgataagggagaaaagaaggaaacgtGTTCTCAGGAATGTATGCATTTCAACATGACACGGGTAGAAAGTCGAGACAAATTGCCGCAGCCTGGACAGCCCGATCCGTTGTCTCATTGCAAAGAGAAGGATGTTGACGACTGCTGGTTCTACTTCACATATTCTGTCAACTCAAACGGTGAAGCCAATGTCCACGTGGTAGAAACCCCAG AATGCCCCAGCGGCCCTGACATCATTCCCATTGTAGCTGGTGTGGTTGCTGGAATTGTTCTTATTGGACTTGCATTATTATTGATTTGGAAACTACTAATGATCATTCATGACAGAAGAGAATTTGCTAAATTTGAAAAGGAGAAGATGAACGCCAAGTGGGATACG ggtGAAAATCCTATTTACAAGAGTGCAGTGACAACTGTGGTCAATCCTAAATACGAGGGAAAATGA
- the ITGB1 gene encoding integrin beta-1 isoform X1: MAETNLKLLIWAGVLCCLLQNGFAQQGGSDCIKANAKSCGECIQAGPNCGWCKKTDFLQEGEPTSARCDDLAALKSKGCPMEDIENPRGSKQVLENREVTNRKKGAAEKLKPEAITQIQPQKLVLKLRVGEPQTFSLKFKRAEDYPIDLYYLMDLSYSMKDDLENVKSLGTALMVEMGKITSDFRIGFGSFVEKTVMPYISTTPAKLINPCTGDQNCTSPFSYKNVLSLTSEGNKFNELVGKQQISGNLDSPEGGFDAIMQVAVCGEQIGWRNVTRLLVFSTDAGFHFAGDGKLGGIVLPNDGKCHLENNSYTMSHYYDYPSIAHLVQKLSENNIQTIFAVTEEFQAVYKELKNLIPKSAVGTLSSNSSNVIQLIVDAYNSLSSEVILENTKLPKGVTISYKSFCKNGVNDTQEDGRKCSNISIGDEVRFEINVTANECPKKGQNETIKIKPLGFTEEVEINLQFICECQCQGEGEPNSPACHEGNGTFECGACRCNEGRIGRLCECSTDEVNSEDMDAYCRRENSTEICSNNGECICGQCVCKKRENTNEVYSGKYCECDNFNCDRSNGLICGGNGICKCRVCECFPNFTGSACDCSLDTSPCMASNGQICNGRGTCECGTCNCTDPKFQGPTCEMCQTCLGVCAEHKDCVQCRAFDKGEKKETCSQECMHFNMTRVESRDKLPQPGQPDPLSHCKEKDVDDCWFYFTYSVNSNGEANVHVVETPECPSGPDIIPIVAGVVAGIVLIGLALLLIWKLLMIIHDRREFAKFEKEKMNAKWDTQENPIYKSPINNFKNPNYGRKAGL; this comes from the exons ACTAATTTAAAATTGCTCATATGGGCTGGCGTCCTCTGTTGCTTGCTACAGAATGGATTTGCTCAGCAAG GTGGAAGTGACTGCATAAAAGCTAATGCAAAATCATGTGGTGAATGTATACAAGCGGGACCAAACTGTGGTTGGTGTAAAAAAACT GACTTTTTGCAAGAAGGAGAACCAACATCTGCCCGATGTGATGACTTGGCAGCACTAAAGAGTAAAGGCTGTCCTATGGAAGATATAGAGAATCCCAGAGGTAGCAAACAGGTGCTTGAAAATAGAGAAGTAACGAATCGTAAGAAAGGTGCTGCAGAGAAGCTGAAACCAGAGGCCATTACACAGATCCAGCCGCAAAAATTAGTACTGAAACTAAGAGTCG GGGAACCccaaacattttcattaaaattcaagAGAGCTGAAGACTACCCCATTGACCTTTATTATCTTATGGACCTCTCCTATTCTATGAAAGATGATTTAGAGAATGTGAAAAGTCTCGGAACAGCTCTGATGgtagaaatgggaaaaataacTTCAGACTTTCGAATTG GCTTTGGCTCTTTTGTGGAGAAAACTGTGATGCCATATATAAGTACAACACCAGCCAAACTCATAAATCCTTGTACAGGTGACCAGAACTGTACAAGTCCATTTAGCTATAAAAATGTGCTCAGCCTTACTAGTGAAGGAAACAAATTCAATGAACTTGTAGGTAAACAGCAAATTTCTGGGAATTTAGATTCTCCTGAAGGTGGATTTGATGCAATAATGCAGGTTGCAGTTTGTGGG GAACAAATTGGTTGGAGAAATGTTACAAGACTATTAGTGTTTTCCACGGATGCTGGATTTCACTTTGCAGGAGATGGTAAACTTGGTGGAATCGTTTTACCAAATGATGGGAAATGTCACCTGGAAAATAATTCATACACAATGAGCCACTATTAT GATTATCCCTCTATTGCTCATCTGGTACAGAAGCTCAGTGAGAACAACATTCAGACAATCTTTGCTGTTACTGAAGAATTTCAGGCAGTTTATAAG GAATTGAAAAATCTGATACCAAAATCAGCAGTGGGAACGTTGTCTTCAAACTCCAGCAATGTGATTCAGTTGATCGTTGATGCATACAAT TCCCTTTCTTCAGAGGTTATCCTGGAAAACACTAAGCTACCAAAAGGAGTGACAATCAGTTATAAGTCCTTCTGCAAGAATGGAGTGAATGACACACAAGAAGATGGAAGGAAATGTTCTAACATTTCAATCGGAGATGAG gttagATTTGAGATTAACGTAACAGCTAATGAATGTCCaaagaaaggacaaaatgaaacaattaaaattaaaccACTGGGCTTCACTGAAGAAGTAGAAATTAATCTCCAGTTCATCTGTGAATGTCAGTGTCAAGGTGAAGGAGAACCTAATAGTCCAGCCTGCCACGAAGGAAATGGAACATTTGAATGTGGTGCATGCAG GTGTAATGAAGGACGTATTGGAAGACTATGTGAATGTAGTACAGATGAAGTAAATAGTGAGGATATGGATGCGTACTGCAGGAGGGAGAACAGTACAGAAATATGCAGTAACAATGGAGAGTGCATTTGTGGACAATGTGTatgcaagaaaagagaaaacaccaATGAAGTGTATTCCGGCAAATACTGTGAATGTGATAACTTCAACTGTGATCGATCAAATGGTTTGATTTGTGGAG GAAACGGGATCTGCAAATGCAGAGTGTGTGAGTGTTTCCCCAACTTCACTGGCAGCGCGTGCGATTGTTCTTTGGATACTTCGCCGTGTATGGCATCTAATGGGCAGATTTGCAATGGAAGAGGAACCTGCGAATGTGGGACCTGTAACTGTACAGATCCCAAATTCCAAGGCCCCACATGCGAAATGTGTCAGACTTGCCTTGGTGTCTGTGCAGAGCACAA GGACTGCGTTCAATGCAGAGCTTTCgataagggagaaaagaaggaaacgtGTTCTCAGGAATGTATGCATTTCAACATGACACGGGTAGAAAGTCGAGACAAATTGCCGCAGCCTGGACAGCCCGATCCGTTGTCTCATTGCAAAGAGAAGGATGTTGACGACTGCTGGTTCTACTTCACATATTCTGTCAACTCAAACGGTGAAGCCAATGTCCACGTGGTAGAAACCCCAG AATGCCCCAGCGGCCCTGACATCATTCCCATTGTAGCTGGTGTGGTTGCTGGAATTGTTCTTATTGGACTTGCATTATTATTGATTTGGAAACTACTAATGATCATTCATGACAGAAGAGAATTTGCTAAATTTGAAAAGGAGAAGATGAACGCCAAGTGGGATACG cAAGAAAATCCAATATACAAGAGCCCTATTAACAATTTCAAGAATCCAAACTATGGACGTAAAGCTGGTCTCTAA